From a single Bacteroidales bacterium genomic region:
- a CDS encoding T9SS type A sorting domain-containing protein, with amino-acid sequence MFGESEVFAQPSISSAPSSLGHGDFIVISGSGFGVNSAIGTSDLQWLGANIENGVNEAMFSPPTGWGNYYTTDTYEEVVAKYTNQEHHSGSKSIIFDYDKITYSRYKGHIYFDYASDQTKLYMTFWVKNHGGSDPGGGQEGQLKLWRFNQQASKTIPTGHMCVMHNAFLTQGNILELRTDYPNRADWYCGGCDNQDMGGGIYIGDNYSPTPGGIENRWVRIEAYVDVGTVGNADGTFQYYIHDPAGSITPKIRTSANSVFDGNLQYLYLGEPDTGFSHFLFGLAAVDGLDCEMYYDDVFTQAGTQARVELGDNQSWDLCTHREIQIPTAWSNNSITITANQGSFQDDDTAYLFVVDENGTVSNGYPITISTGSTGNIPPAGSDADNFILQQNNPNPFNTQTTINYQLPVKAHTILKIYNIFGQEIRTLTDENKSAGSHSVIWDGKNNTGQQVSSGIYFYNINIAGDFSETRNMLMIK; translated from the coding sequence TTGTTTGGGGAGAGCGAGGTTTTTGCACAGCCTTCAATCAGTTCTGCTCCAAGCAGTCTTGGTCATGGGGATTTTATTGTGATTAGTGGTAGTGGGTTTGGGGTGAATTCTGCAATCGGAACAAGCGACCTTCAATGGCTGGGAGCTAATATTGAAAATGGAGTCAATGAAGCCATGTTTTCTCCTCCTACTGGATGGGGAAATTATTATACAACAGACACTTATGAGGAAGTCGTTGCGAAATATACCAATCAGGAACACCACAGTGGTTCAAAATCTATCATTTTTGATTACGACAAAATCACATACAGTAGATATAAAGGACATATTTACTTTGATTATGCTTCGGATCAAACGAAACTTTATATGACATTTTGGGTTAAAAATCATGGTGGCAGTGATCCTGGCGGAGGACAAGAGGGACAACTGAAATTATGGCGATTTAACCAGCAAGCATCGAAAACTATTCCTACTGGACATATGTGTGTTATGCATAATGCCTTTCTTACTCAAGGTAATATACTTGAGCTTCGCACCGATTACCCCAATAGAGCTGATTGGTACTGCGGGGGGTGTGATAATCAGGATATGGGTGGTGGTATATATATTGGTGATAACTATTCTCCTACTCCTGGAGGTATAGAAAATAGATGGGTGAGGATAGAAGCATATGTTGATGTTGGTACTGTCGGTAATGCAGATGGAACATTTCAATATTATATTCATGACCCTGCCGGATCAATAACTCCGAAAATCCGAACCTCAGCAAACTCTGTTTTTGATGGTAATCTGCAATATCTATATCTTGGAGAGCCTGACACAGGGTTTTCTCATTTTTTATTTGGTCTGGCTGCTGTTGACGGTTTGGATTGTGAAATGTACTATGATGATGTCTTTACTCAAGCCGGAACCCAAGCCAGAGTTGAACTTGGAGACAATCAATCTTGGGATTTATGCACCCACCGCGAAATCCAAATCCCCACAGCATGGTCAAACAACTCAATAACAATCACCGCCAACCAAGGTTCATTTCAGGATGACGATACTGCCTACCTATTTGTAGTAGATGAGAACGGAACTGTAAGCAATGGTTATCCGATAACTATCAGTACAGGAAGTACAGGCAATATTCCGCCTGCCGGTTCCGATGCTGATAATTTCATCTTACAACAAAACAACCCTAATCCTTTTAACACGCAAACAACAATCAATTATCAATTACCTGTTAAAGCACATACAATACTCAAAATTTACAATATATTCGGACAAGAAATACGAACATTAACAGATGAAAATAAATCTGCCGGTAGTCATTCTGTTATCTGGGACGGGAAAAATAATACAGGGCAACAAGTAAGCTCCGGTATCTATTTCTATAATATAAACATTGCCGGCGATTTTAGTGAAACAAGAAATATGTTAATGATAAAATAA
- a CDS encoding T9SS type A sorting domain-containing protein has protein sequence MKLIKTKSIKTIFSTVFVFLFISMFGKSVMAQDIRSLIMKKILCIVICSLILGIVNIQAQDEQWAYYYDGQQHNMDIARDIAYGIDDNIYIAGDSYGALSGNFSIVSLSSSGIERWVYNYNGTGNYDDRAYSVIYGTDNNIYVAGYSEGIETGCDFMVVSLTSEGSERWTYRYDGSMNGDDHALSIVYGNDNNIYIAGKSRGIDTGDDLTVISLTSAGNERWIYNYDADSSYDQAYDIAYGMDNNIYIAGKSDTSETGNDFIIISLNSDGIKRWDYRYNGPDNLTDEALCIVYGSNNNIYAAGYSQSSSNGTDILVVGLDTLGSEQWTYRYNGVGNATDKAYNIDYGDDNNIYIAGESYTGSTTKSDFLVLSVNNSGAERWVYNYNGSGNGTDKANSISYGLDGNIYAGGITYGSGTYDDFSTISLTEGGAERWVYLYSGSGYYNYDRAYALVFGTDGNIYLAGSGIETTCDFTVVSINSGGSELWTYTYNGLTSGYDCVSQIVYGLDGNIYGVGSTRGIYLDQLMLSVNNSGIERWVYTYNGSGNSDDWGKSIVYGSDGNIYSVGETYEHNTLNDISIISMDNSGTERWIYQYNDPVDSNDISSSIAYGIDGNIYAAGYGRSGDTADDFVVLSVNTSGVERWVYTYNGTGNSDDHAKKITCGNDGNIYVAGESYGDGSFFDLVLISIDSSGQENWVYRYNGVGNSTDYPNSLVYGTDGNIYTAGFTYSSGTGGDLFVVSVDASGNERWVYRYNGSANGYDYANCIAYGNDGNIYVAGLSKGSSNSDDFIVISIDSLGNERWIYRYNGSANSYDAAMSITYGTDDNIYIGGASRNNDDSDFIVISLTPEGAERWIYRLNGSLNCNDYAFSVVYGTDNTLYAAGMVRNIGTLTDFAIVCLNPVTGIEKEERDKNLSNDFILQQNYPNPFNPSTTIKYSVTKPCNVQIKIYNRLGQEVCTLVNEQKPVGNYSVVWDGKDNAGKQISSGIYFYHINIDRNYSETKKMLMIK, from the coding sequence ATGAAATTAATCAAAACTAAATCAATCAAAACAATTTTTTCTACTGTATTTGTATTTTTATTTATCAGTATGTTTGGGAAAAGCGTAATGGCGCAGGATATAAGGAGTTTAATTATGAAAAAGATTTTATGTATTGTAATATGTTCACTGATTTTGGGTATTGTGAATATTCAGGCACAGGATGAGCAATGGGCATACTACTATGACGGACAGCAGCATAACATGGATATTGCACGCGATATTGCCTATGGAATTGATGATAATATCTATATTGCCGGGGATTCATATGGCGCCTTAAGCGGTAATTTTTCTATTGTAAGTCTAAGTTCTTCCGGAATAGAAAGATGGGTATATAATTATAATGGAACGGGAAATTACGATGACAGAGCTTATTCTGTTATATACGGTACGGATAACAATATCTATGTTGCAGGATATAGCGAGGGAATTGAGACCGGCTGCGACTTTATGGTTGTTAGTCTAACCTCCGAAGGTTCAGAAAGATGGACCTATCGCTATGATGGTTCTATGAACGGAGATGACCATGCACTTTCTATTGTATATGGTAATGATAACAATATCTATATAGCAGGTAAAAGCAGAGGAATAGATACAGGTGATGATCTCACGGTAATAAGCTTAACATCTGCGGGGAATGAACGTTGGATTTATAATTATGATGCAGATTCATCTTATGATCAGGCTTATGATATTGCCTATGGTATGGATAACAATATTTACATTGCAGGAAAGAGTGATACAAGCGAAACCGGAAATGATTTCATAATAATAAGTCTTAATTCCGATGGTATAAAAAGATGGGATTATCGTTATAATGGCCCTGATAATCTAACTGATGAAGCTCTTTGTATAGTTTATGGCAGTAATAACAATATTTATGCTGCGGGATATAGCCAAAGCAGTTCTAATGGAACAGATATATTGGTTGTAGGTTTAGATACTCTCGGCTCCGAACAATGGACTTATAGATATAACGGAGTCGGGAATGCTACTGATAAGGCATATAATATTGATTATGGAGATGATAATAATATTTACATTGCAGGGGAAAGTTATACCGGAAGTACAACCAAATCCGATTTTTTGGTACTTAGTGTAAATAATTCCGGGGCAGAGCGTTGGGTTTATAATTATAATGGCTCGGGGAATGGCACGGATAAGGCTAATTCAATTTCTTATGGTTTGGATGGTAATATTTATGCAGGAGGAATTACATACGGCAGCGGAACCTATGATGATTTTTCAACGATAAGTTTAACTGAAGGAGGAGCAGAGCGTTGGGTCTATCTTTATAGCGGTTCCGGATATTACAACTATGATCGTGCTTATGCATTGGTCTTTGGTACAGATGGGAATATATATCTTGCAGGTTCCGGTATAGAGACTACATGTGATTTTACTGTGGTGAGTATTAATTCCGGTGGAAGTGAACTGTGGACATATACTTATAATGGTCTTACAAGTGGTTATGACTGTGTTTCTCAAATTGTATATGGTTTAGATGGGAATATATATGGTGTTGGGAGTACAAGAGGAATTTACCTTGATCAACTCATGCTTAGCGTAAATAATTCCGGTATAGAACGATGGGTTTATACGTATAACGGGTCGGGTAATTCTGATGATTGGGGAAAATCCATCGTTTATGGTTCCGATGGAAATATATACTCGGTTGGAGAGACCTATGAGCATAATACCCTTAATGATATTTCAATAATAAGCATGGATAACTCCGGCACGGAACGCTGGATATATCAATATAATGATCCGGTGGATAGTAATGATATTTCTTCTTCCATAGCGTATGGCATTGATGGAAATATTTATGCGGCAGGGTACGGCCGCTCCGGAGATACAGCTGACGATTTTGTTGTATTGAGTGTGAACACATCAGGCGTTGAGCGATGGGTTTACACCTATAACGGAACAGGTAATTCTGATGATCATGCCAAAAAAATAACCTGTGGTAATGATGGCAATATATATGTGGCGGGTGAAAGCTATGGGGATGGATCATTTTTTGATCTTGTACTGATAAGTATAGATAGTTCGGGGCAGGAAAATTGGGTTTACCGCTATAATGGCGTTGGTAATAGTACAGATTATCCGAATTCTTTGGTTTATGGAACCGATGGGAACATTTATACTGCGGGATTTACCTATAGCAGCGGTACAGGCGGGGATCTTTTTGTGGTTAGTGTTGACGCTTCAGGAAATGAGCGTTGGGTATATCGTTATAATGGATCCGCTAATGGTTATGATTATGCAAACTGTATTGCTTATGGAAATGATGGTAATATATACGTGGCAGGTTTGAGTAAAGGATCTTCGAACTCGGACGATTTTATAGTCATCAGCATTGATTCATTAGGAAATGAGCGTTGGATATATCGTTATAATGGTTCGGCAAACAGTTATGACGCTGCAATGTCTATAACGTATGGTACAGATGATAATATCTATATTGGGGGAGCGAGCAGGAATAATGATGATTCTGATTTTATAGTAATCAGTTTAACACCGGAAGGAGCAGAACGTTGGATTTATAGATTAAATGGTTCATTAAATTGTAATGATTATGCATTTTCTGTGGTTTATGGAACTGATAATACTCTCTATGCGGCAGGAATGGTGCGAAATATCGGGACACTCACCGATTTTGCCATTGTTTGTCTTAATCCTGTTACGGGAATTGAGAAAGAGGAAAGAGATAAGAATTTATCCAATGATTTTATATTACAGCAAAACTACCCCAACCCCTTTAACCCTTCTACCACAATTAAATATTCCGTAACAAAACCTTGCAATGTGCAGATAAAAATCTACAACCGGTTAGGGCAGGAAGTATGCACGTTAGTAAATGAACAAAAACCGGTCGGTAATTATTCTGTTGTCTGGGATGGGAAAGATAATGCAGGTAAACAAATAAGTTCAGGCATATATTTTTATCATATAAATATTGACAGAAATTATAGTGAAACTAAAAAAATGTTAATGATAAAATAA
- a CDS encoding T9SS type A sorting domain-containing protein — MILCIVMFVVNTVTAKPICEETNNCYYVAPTGDDSNNGSFDSPWATVEKAFTSVEPGDSVYFRGGTYTISSTIDTKYNTNPTADSPVTFTNYQDEKVIINSSVSRAVYINRDYYQVNGFTFSAPGTFWYIADALNATNFKITNCTGYITVQGGSNNLAPVRFQSDRANDGIVENCKFIGPGANLNINTAGVFIFRSQGIKIKNCEFTDIPRAIFYKHTCVGYETGIEFSGNYFYDCGRAIVTVSQYTDIKNNLFVECGIFLNDGGGLGDDGQNNGGDYNTIQHNTFYNSTVELSFTNDGDASGCKYNTIKDNIFMVRAEYHRYSDVPHYSVLDNNLYISGNAVIENGIDYLLSSWQTYLGGCPNNNNDCNSLAGTPTFVGGASLLSIADYELATGSLGKNAASDNTDMGIDINFVGVQEGSSTDITPPAQSKSNNFILQQNHPNPFNTQTTINYQLSVKAHTTLKIYNTLGQEIRTLVNENKSAGSHSVSWDGENNSGKQVSPGIYFYHINIDKNFSETRNMLLIK; from the coding sequence ATGATTTTGTGTATTGTTATGTTTGTTGTAAATACAGTAACAGCAAAACCAATTTGTGAAGAAACTAATAATTGCTATTATGTTGCACCAACCGGAGACGATTCAAATAACGGAAGTTTTGACAGTCCTTGGGCGACTGTAGAAAAAGCATTTACAAGTGTAGAACCGGGCGATTCTGTGTATTTTAGGGGCGGAACATATACAATAAGCTCAACAATTGACACAAAATATAATACTAATCCTACTGCCGACAGCCCTGTAACATTCACTAATTATCAAGATGAAAAGGTAATAATAAATAGTTCTGTAAGTAGAGCAGTTTATATTAATCGTGATTATTATCAAGTTAATGGTTTTACTTTTTCTGCACCCGGAACTTTCTGGTATATTGCAGATGCATTAAATGCGACTAATTTTAAAATTACAAATTGTACCGGATATATAACTGTACAGGGTGGCTCAAATAATCTTGCTCCGGTACGATTTCAATCTGACAGAGCTAATGACGGAATTGTTGAAAATTGTAAATTTATCGGACCGGGTGCTAACTTAAATATTAATACCGCAGGAGTATTTATATTTAGATCACAGGGAATAAAAATTAAAAATTGCGAGTTTACTGATATTCCTAGAGCCATATTTTATAAACATACTTGTGTAGGATATGAGACCGGAATTGAGTTTTCAGGAAACTATTTTTATGATTGCGGTCGAGCAATTGTAACTGTATCACAATATACAGATATAAAGAATAATTTGTTTGTGGAGTGTGGTATATTTCTAAATGATGGAGGCGGACTTGGTGATGATGGACAAAACAACGGCGGAGATTATAATACAATACAACATAATACCTTTTATAACAGCACTGTTGAACTTTCTTTTACTAATGATGGCGATGCGTCAGGCTGTAAATACAACACTATAAAAGACAATATATTCATGGTACGAGCAGAATACCACAGATATTCTGATGTTCCTCATTATTCCGTACTTGATAATAATTTGTATATATCAGGAAATGCTGTAATAGAAAACGGAATAGATTATTTGCTGTCCTCATGGCAAACTTATTTAGGCGGATGCCCAAACAATAATAATGATTGCAATTCTCTTGCCGGCACTCCGACATTTGTAGGAGGAGCATCACTTTTATCAATTGCGGATTATGAATTAGCGACTGGTTCGCTTGGAAAAAACGCAGCAAGTGATAATACAGATATGGGGATAGATATAAATTTTGTTGGTGTGCAGGAAGGAAGTTCTACTGATATTACTCCTCCGGCACAGTCTAAATCAAATAATTTCATCTTACAACAAAACCACCCTAACCCTTTCAATACACAAACAACCATCAATTATCAATTATCCGTTAAAGCACATACAACACTCAAAATTTACAATACACTCGGACAGGAAATACGAACATTAGTAAATGAAAATAAATCTGCCGGTAGTCATTCTGTTAGCTGGGACGGGGAAAATAATTCAGGAAAGCAAGTAAGTCCGGGTATTTACTTTTATCATATAAATATTGACAAAAATTTTAGTGAAACAAGAAATATGTTATTGATAAAATAA
- a CDS encoding gliding motility-associated C-terminal domain-containing protein translates to MKTTTILKPIKTTEAKTVFFAMVIFLFISMFGESVMAQMISGVSSNNISNGDSVVIAGNGFGTKGQAAPLKWENFDDGVEGNSISDGGWWITVHDAEAFEPEYDSSLGRAGSSFHSLHQMDCSGGSEIITPPQNFNDKIYIDFWYRYYRNGNPTNAQLKMWRIYNGDGGLYPSLADYLWGSQLYEMRASDGANCGGVIWQKSSWIPDQENVWQHLQIQLNPGDPDVANGLYKMWIDGDLKIDATDIMMLTNSNCGFHRVKFGEWQAGTNCVNGGVWTRWDDIYIDNSWARVEIGDNQSWSDCVHRETQISTAWSDGSITINVNQGSFTDGETAYIFVVDADGNTSDGYSITFGSGTDIIPPTGSNPDNLTLQQNYPNPFNPSTTIKYSIIKPCNVQIKIYNRLGQEVSILSDKQMNAGEHIVIWDGKNNSGKQVSSGMYFYYINIDGKFSETRKMLIIK, encoded by the coding sequence ATGAAAACAACTACAATTTTAAAACCAATTAAAACTACAGAAGCTAAAACAGTTTTTTTTGCTATGGTTATATTTTTATTTATCAGTATGTTTGGGGAGAGTGTTATGGCGCAGATGATTTCTGGAGTCAGTTCAAATAATATTAGTAATGGTGATTCTGTTGTTATTGCGGGAAATGGATTTGGAACAAAGGGGCAAGCTGCTCCATTAAAATGGGAAAATTTTGATGATGGTGTTGAGGGCAACAGTATTTCGGATGGTGGATGGTGGATTACAGTGCATGACGCTGAGGCATTTGAACCAGAATATGATTCCTCTCTGGGGCGTGCCGGATCATCTTTTCACAGTTTACACCAAATGGATTGCAGCGGTGGGTCTGAAATTATTACTCCCCCGCAAAATTTCAATGACAAAATTTACATTGATTTTTGGTATCGGTATTATCGCAATGGAAACCCTACTAATGCTCAATTAAAAATGTGGAGAATATATAATGGCGATGGTGGATTATATCCATCACTAGCTGACTATCTATGGGGCAGTCAATTATACGAAATGCGGGCATCTGATGGAGCCAATTGTGGCGGAGTTATTTGGCAAAAATCAAGCTGGATACCTGATCAGGAAAACGTTTGGCAACATTTACAAATACAGCTCAATCCAGGTGATCCGGATGTAGCGAATGGGTTATATAAAATGTGGATAGATGGCGATTTAAAAATTGATGCAACTGATATAATGATGCTGACTAATAGTAATTGTGGATTTCATAGGGTAAAATTCGGGGAATGGCAAGCAGGAACAAATTGTGTTAACGGAGGGGTCTGGACAAGGTGGGATGATATTTATATTGATAATTCATGGGCGCGTGTTGAGATAGGAGATAATCAGTCGTGGTCAGATTGTGTTCATCGAGAAACTCAAATTTCAACAGCATGGTCAGATGGTTCAATCACAATAAATGTAAACCAAGGATCTTTTACTGACGGCGAAACAGCCTACATATTTGTAGTAGATGCAGACGGTAACACAAGTGATGGTTATTCGATTACATTTGGTTCTGGTACTGACATCATCCCACCTACCGGCTCCAACCCTGATAATCTCACCTTACAACAGAACTACCCCAACCCTTTTAACCCTTCTACCACAATTAAATATTCCATAATAAAACCTTGTAATGTTCAGATAAAAATCTACAACCGGTTAGGACAGGAAGTTAGTATATTGTCTGATAAACAAATGAATGCAGGTGAACATATCGTTATCTGGGACGGTAAAAATAACTCAGGCAAACAAGTAAGTTCAGGCATGTATTTTTATTATATAAATATTGACGGAAAATTTAGTGAAACAAGAAAAATGTTAATAATAAAATAA